In the genome of Cronobacter malonaticus LMG 23826, one region contains:
- the rplO gene encoding 50S ribosomal protein L15: MRLNTLSPAEGSKKAGKRLGRGIGSGLGKTGGRGHKGQKSRSGGGVRRGFEGGQMPLYRRLPKFGFTSRKAMITAEVRLSDLAKVEGDVVDLNTLKAANIIGIQIEFAKVILAGEVTRPVTVRGLRVTKGARAAIEAAGGKIEE; the protein is encoded by the coding sequence ATGCGTTTAAATACTCTGTCTCCGGCCGAAGGCTCCAAAAAGGCGGGTAAACGCCTGGGTCGTGGTATCGGTTCTGGCCTCGGTAAAACCGGTGGTCGTGGTCACAAAGGTCAGAAATCTCGTTCTGGCGGTGGCGTACGTCGCGGTTTCGAGGGCGGTCAGATGCCTCTGTACCGTCGTCTGCCGAAATTCGGTTTTACTTCTCGTAAAGCAATGATCACTGCAGAAGTTCGTCTGTCTGATCTGGCTAAAGTAGAAGGCGACGTAGTAGACCTGAACACGCTGAAAGCGGCAAACATTATCGGCATCCAGATTGAATTCGCGAAAGTGATTCTGGCTGGTGAAGTTACTCGTCCGGTAACTGTTCGTGGCCTGCGTGTAACTAAAGGCGCTCGTGCTGCTATCGAAGCTGCTGGCGGTAAAATCGAGGAATAA
- the rpmD gene encoding 50S ribosomal protein L30 has protein sequence MAKTIKITQTRSAIGRLPKHKATLLGLGLRRIGHTVEREDTPAVRGMVNAVSFMVKVEE, from the coding sequence ATGGCAAAGACTATTAAAATCACTCAAACCCGCAGTGCAATCGGTCGTCTGCCGAAACACAAGGCAACGCTGCTTGGCCTGGGTCTGCGTCGTATTGGTCACACCGTTGAGCGCGAGGATACTCCTGCTGTTCGCGGTATGGTCAACGCGGTTTCCTTCATGGTTAAAGTTGAGGAGTAA
- the rpsE gene encoding 30S ribosomal protein S5 — MAHIEKQAGELQEKLIAVNRVSKTVKGGRIFSFTALTVVGDGNGRVGFGYGKAREVPAAIQKAMEKARRNMINVALNHGTLQHPVKGAHTGSRVFMQPASEGTGIIAGGAMRAVLEVAGVHNVLAKAYGSTNPINVVRATIDGLANMKSPEMVAAKRGKSVEEILG, encoded by the coding sequence ATGGCTCACATCGAAAAACAAGCTGGCGAACTGCAGGAAAAGCTGATCGCGGTAAACCGCGTATCTAAAACCGTAAAAGGTGGTCGTATTTTTAGCTTCACCGCTCTGACTGTAGTGGGTGATGGCAACGGCCGCGTTGGTTTTGGTTACGGTAAAGCACGCGAAGTTCCGGCAGCGATCCAGAAAGCGATGGAAAAAGCTCGTCGCAATATGATTAACGTCGCGCTGAACCACGGCACCCTGCAGCACCCGGTTAAAGGTGCTCACACGGGTTCTCGTGTATTCATGCAGCCGGCTTCCGAAGGTACCGGTATCATCGCCGGTGGTGCAATGCGCGCCGTTCTGGAAGTCGCTGGGGTTCATAACGTTCTGGCTAAAGCCTATGGTTCCACCAACCCGATCAATGTGGTTCGTGCGACTATTGATGGCCTGGCCAACATGAAGTCCCCGGAAATGGTCGCTGCCAAGCGTGGTAAATCCGTTGAAGAAATTCTGGGGTAA